A stretch of DNA from Manihot esculenta cultivar AM560-2 chromosome 7, M.esculenta_v8, whole genome shotgun sequence:
GCTGCAGAAGCAAGACCAAAATACACCATTTTACCAGAAGAAAGGAGGCAAAGATTGTTAAAAAGCTGAAACACTTCACAGCTAGGCTGATGAATAGACAAAATGATAGTTCTTCTGATTCCATCTTTACTTTTCAAGCTACTAATTCTGCTCATCACATAATAAGAAGCTGCACTATCAAGGCCACTTGTGGGTTCATCAAGGAAGAGAAGCTTTGGGTGTGTGAGGATTTCTATGCAAATGCTGACTCTTCTCTTTTGCCCACCACTGAGGCCTTTCACTCCCCACCCTCCTATTCTTGTGTTCATGGCTTCTTGTAATCCCATTTCTCTTATTGTCATCTCTGCTCTCTCCTTCTTCTCTGATTTTGACATTGAATCTGGCAACTGAAGCTGAGCTGAGTAGTAAACTGCTTCTCTTACAGTTAACGTTGTAACTAGATTTTCATCTTGTGTCACATAAGCctatttcaattttataaaatcaaaatattagtatttaatagttaaaaaataaattataaaaaaatattttctataaaatttgattaattaatacTTAAACAGCTAATTAAGTATTATcgaataaaattttagataattagaTTTAGATAACAGTATTTTAATAGCgaaagtaaaattaatttaaaaataatttaaaaactacCGTGATTAGTATACTTAGTCTGGTAGTAAGtgcatattaataaattaaatctgagagatttcaAATTTTACTTTCCCGATCTTCAATTTtcggttaaaaaaaaaagctaccGTGGCTGTTGatgaatttgatattttattaagtCAAAATGGTAAATCAATGTATATAATTTCTTCAGTTATTTTAAGTATTGTTACCGAGGTTCCATAAGCCAAAGCTTGTTTACGGCCATTGACAAGGATCTCTCCGGTTTGTGTTGTATTTGAACTCAGTCTCCCTGCCATATAATCAAAACACAATTTCagccaaaaataataataatcatctTACACATccttcaattttcatttatttttacttttttaatatataatgacGCATTTTTtgcacaaaaaataaaaataaaaattatttttaaaaaatttgaaatcatttaaaacattcaaaccttaatttatatatatatttaatacaaTCAAACACACAACCCATGAATTAATACAATCAAAGTCACAACCCAACCCAACAAAAAGCCACAGCTCAGCCCCAAAAAATCAACGCTGCCTGGTTTCCTTTCATCACCTCCATTGCCAACACCAATTTAGCCTGAAAAGAGGACAAAGACAAAGAAGCCACCACATATCCAGAAAAAAGGCcacaaaaagaaattataacCGAGCACTacgatatgaaaaaaaaaaaaaaaaaaaaacctataaggcaacagaaaaaaattgaaataattaaatcaaagcATTCTATAAAATACTATTCATCGAtaaacatattattatattcCTTTTGACACGATTGACTTTGATTTGAATTTCAATCAAAGACTTCTCAAATTTATAGATAactctaattttaataaattaaaatttattagctaACGAAAGAgttgaatataaataaaaaaaaaatcgaggAATTGAAGTGACATATTGAGGCTCTACAGGAGGAATGAGTTCATGAGATTATAAGACAAGTACCTCCTAATGCATCAAGAAGGGTTGACTTGCCAGAACCTGAAGGACCCATTACAGCAAGAAGTTCTCCAGGTTGGGCATAAGCAGTGAGACCCTGAAGGATTGGTCTCTTACCAAGTTTTCCATCACCAACTGTCACCCATAAATCTTTCCAACTCAAGAACACAACACCAACATCATCATAATTATCCTTAAGTGAGTCTGTCTGAACCATGTTGAAATCAAAGGTTTGCATTTCCAATGAAGTCATGATTTGAGAATTATGAGGCAGAGATGTTGAAGGAGATTGTGTGAGATTTTGTGGGCATTTTCTTATTGATATTTTGCTGTATGATTTCTTTATGGGgatgtatattaaatatatatagccAATGTAGCTTTGATTTTGCAGTGGAGGACCCTCTCAACTTTagaaaaacaatttaaaaatatatttttaaaataattttagtaaataaAAGCTATAATTTCTAATATATAAAAGTGAGAATAATGGGTCTACTAAGAATATCATATACAATTATTATAAGAATAAATTACTATAAACtccctgaattttaaaaaaattaactaatttgcTAAATCCAATCTAATTTGCATCTTAAAGAAGAAAGACCAATTAACATTTCTGATAACTGTGGAGGTGGCAAGAGCCAGAAGTTGAAACCTGAGATTGCAAGTCACAACTGCCCAATTTTCTCTACTCATCGTGGATGGGCCCGTCATGTTTGATGCCGACAGTATTGAACCATCGCGAATCTAACCATAGCTAAATTTATAAAGCAAATCAATGGCTCTGATCTCCCCTATGCAAGATGAAAGACCAGGTGACTGTCCAATAATTGATAGAAAAGCCGATTGCATCTCCGATCTCCATGACGAGTGTTTGGCTTGCATTTTTCAATTTCTTAGCTCCAGCGATAGCAAACTTTGCTTTTTGATATGTCGTCGAGAGTTAAGAATCGAGGGACAGTGCTGTTATTGGCTTTCTCTAATCAAATCTCCTACCTATGGTACATGCTTTCTTCTCACGCTTCGACACTGTGACAAAGCTCGCTCTCAAACGTTACCTTAGATCCACGAGCATCGGCTGTGAAgtgctttaaaacatagtatCTCCTGCATTTTCAAGCTTAAACCCAATGAGAACACAAGAATTATTAAACTGGCAAAGGgtcaaaaaaggaaagaaataagttttatttttattctttattttttattttttataatttaaattttatttatttgatttttactagatttattttcttttaaatttattgagttGCCATCTTAAATCTATTCAAATTGTTGTTTGTGTATGGAGATTaagtttattttcaaaaattaacttaatataaattaaaatgtaattttaatttatatatagattaaaatgtaaaattttagtttattttcaaaaattaaaatgtaaaagtccattactttatatataaaagtaatattaatttatatttgactataattaaataatatatttaattataaaaagttaATGGCAATTTTAAtcgtaaataaattttattttatattaataattaaaaaatttttataataaatatattattttaaattattttatatatactactatttaaattaaataatatatcttttataaaatatttataattattattataaaataaaatttattattgtcgaaaatataaattataatttaataattaaattatttatctttaatttttattttaaaaattaatcaaaatttattaaaatattttaatttatttaaaatttaaatatttaaattaaaatataaaataatattaacgttagatattttttaatcaattaaataataataataataataataataataataataataaatggcATTCCAGCTAAATAATCAACTTActacataaataattaaatttaaaaatatataaataaattaaaattacattaaaataaaaaaattagattaattaaattaaaatttaaaaatttaaattagaatgTAAATATGTGGGAGATTTTTTTGAGTCAATTAAGGTTATGGAATATGAGGTGTTTCAACTTTGATATAGCGGATCAGAGAATCTAATTAATAAACcgtatttagtttaaattaaaaaaattaatcgaattaaattaatttaaaattttaatttaattttttatttattttaatttaatttaattttaatttaaaaattaaaaattaaatcgaatcgattaataataataatatattatttttaataatataaaaaaattagattatattaaaaattaaaatattttaattaaattttaaaatattaaaaataaaatataaaaaataaaaatttattaaaaattaaaacagatgaaaataaaataaattaaattacattaatttaatttttaattaaaattaatttaatttaatttttataaatattaaaattttaatttttaatttatttaatttatttaattttaaatcaaatcaatagaAAGGAATGGTTCCCTAActtcaataatttaattctccTTGCTTATcttatcttctttttctttttctttttcttttacttttgctttttctttttgttcccCGATGTCAAAAAGAGTAACAGACAGAATCCGTTGTTATCTTATAAAAATCGTAGAATCCAATTGCTGCTTGTCttatcttccttttcttttgctttttattttttttttcctaatgaTTTGTTATCTTATAAAAATCGTGCGTGTCTCTACCTAACTCCAAACCTCATTTACATTCTATGCAATTCATGCTGACCGAGTAATAATAGGGGTGATCATTTAGTCGGATCGGTTCagttcaaaattaaattgaattgaataaattgaaaattaaaatttgagtgtttatgaaaatcgaatcgaattgattttaatcagaaattaaatcaaaccgaatcggtctgattcagttcgatttgatcgattttaatttttaataattttttttattttttacactttatacttagtatttacaaatttaattaaaatattttaatcttaatatgatttaatttttctatattattgaaaaaatattattatcactaatcggttcgatttaatttttttagtttttttctaattaaaatcgaaccaaaccaaaataatcaaaatttttgaaattaaaaaccgaaccgaaccaaaatgtataaaaaatcaaatcaaaattttaaatcaattcgattcaatcaatttttttgatttgaaccgaatactggtCAGTTAAGGAACAATATGCATGTCTTGCATTATTggcaatatttataattttttatatataataaattaatatataaaaagtataaaataacTTACAGTttaatctaaaaataaatatatttaaataaatttaagagattttaattttttttttaattcttaatttttagttaaacaaataatataaaattttaagtaaatataattaaaaaatttattttttaaaacaaagtgaaaaaaaaGGGAGAATAAAACTTATTGAGTATAATAATGCAAAAAAATACTGAAAAATAAGTTATTggcttaaaattatattttctaaaattataaataatcaaatcgaattaaaaaattaaacccacaaaaaattaatttcagatataaataaattttttacgaatatttcttttgaattatattaaaatattaatttataatactaactaaaatattaacatgacatttttattaattttaatagtccaaattaatgataaaatataaataaatttgaataattagtataggtatattaattaaaatttttaatttagatatatttattataatgtgaaaaggtaaaaaaaaatttaccattatctctatataaattttattatttaattaattttttaaaaatattttaaatatcaaaaaatatttttccttaaACAAACAGAAACTTTGAAAAGAAGATTGTAATTTATCCTTCTTGAAATTAAGCCTTTACCAATTGGGTTGAGCTGGGCGATTCGATACTGAGATTAGGCCCAATTAAGCACAAGTCTCCTGAGGCATGTGGGCTGGACTCTTTCTCCATTGTGGACCATTTTCAATGCATGATCTACAAACAGACATGGCAGCATATCTGATCCTTAAGCTTACATGGCAACATTTTGGTGGTGACTGCCTTAGATTTTGTCTTAGCCATTTTCCTTTCTGCTACCAGAGCAGCTATGGACTTTACTGTTGAATTTTTTGTCCCCAGCTCACAGACACTTGAAAAATTTTACAGATTACAGTAACCTACTTATCTTATCTCATCTTGAATCAGAGAGATATACAGGCAGGCATGAGCAAGAGTAACCCTTCAAGGTAAGTCCAATTATTCTTCAAACTTTTTGAAAAAGAAGCTTATTGCATTTGGGATTCAATGTAAAACTCTGCTTTCTTGCTTGCAGACCATAACTCTACAAACATGGCAGTAGCATTCCGTAACCTGAACCTGGTGTGGGGTCTAAAGAGACCCCATGAATCTTTCATCAAGTATAGTCACATGAACTCAAATTTTCTTTAGGGCTCATAGGTTTGAGATTTTTTTGAGGCTGAGTGGTTCTTTATGAAATCGATTTCATTTCTGTCTCTGCTGTCACTGATATTGTTCATCTTTCAGGTCTGATCGGTCTGATAAGGGAGCTTTGTTTCCAAATGCTTCTATAAAATTGTGGGTATTATGTTGTAGCAGAGAAGAAATCTTCTTTGGGACTCATAGAAGACAGGTAGAAATCAAGAAAAAAAGCCAAAGTAGACTGATTTTTTCTAAGAGCACAACTCACTATTCTGGTAATacaaatgaaggagaaaaagaGGAAGACATTGCCAAAATGACCTTGATATGGAGGGCAATCAAATTGCCAATTTACTCGGTTGCTTTGGTCCCACTCACTGTAAGAATCAAATTCATTTAAGCTTGAGTTTTAAGATTAGTCCAACTTAACTTTAAGCTCTTCCTAGTTTCTGGGAACAGGTAGGTGGTGCAGCTGCTTATCTCCAGACAGGCATGTTTTCAAGTAGGCGCTATTTTGTGCTTTTGGCTTCTTCAATCCTTGTTATAACTTGGCTCAATTTAAGGTGAGTTCTGTAAGAGAAAGCAAAATTTTTGTCATTTTACATATGAGAGTGGTGATGACACATTTGGAAGTGATAGATTTGTGAATAGGATGGGAATGGATAGAGTATTTAGGGGTATcgattcaattgaattctaatACGATGGATTTGGGTATTCATGATCGGATTTGGAAGGGATTAAAGAAATAATAGCCTTTGTGGATTTGGATCCGTTCGGATTTTATGCATAAATATTAGCTGCCTATTTGATctgattatataaataattaatttaatataaaaaattatattttataataatatttataaatctttttatatattttcatttaaaaattaaaatttaaatattttttagaaatcatttaaaatttttatgcattgtTGATTGGACAGCAACGATGTTTACGATTTCGATACAGGAGCAGACAAGAACAAGAAAGAATCAGTTGTAAACTTGGTCGGAAGGTAAGTTGTTCAACTCTATCTTTATGGCAATTAGACCTTTGTTTCATTATTTTTAGTAATATATGACAGAAAGAAGTAAGATTTTTGCTAATTATGCCCTGCCTCTGCTTCTACTGTGGGAAGTCGTACAGGAACCTTTGTTGCTGCTTACTCATCACTTGTCCTTGGCATCATTGGGCTGACATGGACATCTCTAGGAGCCGGCAGTGTGCAAGCAATATTTTTGCTAGCTTGTTCAATTACTTGTGGCTATATATATCAGGTACATAAGCTGGTAAATTTTGAACCCAAATGTTGCATAATCATCAAATCCTCTCTTTGGATACACATTCTTACTGTGAAGATCATGTGATGCCATGTAATAATTCATCTGCTTCGCATTCGATGAATGCAGTGCCCGCCATTTCGGTTAAGTTATCAAGGACTGGGTGAACCTCTGTGCTTTTCAGCATTTGGCCCCTTTACTACTACTGCATTTTACTTACTTCTGGGGAGTTCAAGGTTTCCTacaatttatttagttaaattcaGCCCTTTGATAGAAGCTTTTGCACTGTGTTAATATCAGTTTCTTGTTGTTTTGACAGTGAGGTGACCAGTCTCCCATTAACCAGCACAATTCTTTCGGTGTCACTCCTCGTTGGCTTCACCACATCGTTGATCCTCTTTTGCAGTCACTTCCACCAAATAGAAGAAGATGCAGCTGTTGGAAAAATATCCCCTTTGGTTTGTATCTCAGATTAGCCTTATTTGTTCATTTGTTTCGTCGAGTTATGACCCCCATGCTTCTATACGTATGCAGGTTAGACTCGGCACCGAAAGAGGCTCTCATGTGGTGAAAGCAGCAATCTTCACACTCTACTCTCTTGTGTTTGCTTTTGGTCTGAGCAGGGCTCTTCCTTTCACCTGCATTGTAAGTCTACAGAACCGATCCAATTTATCCTAATCAATGAGTTAACATACTGGTTAACTGTATTCTGAGAGCATATGCTTGTTATCTAAATACCCAAAAATGGACGATTCTCTATAACCTTTTTTCTTCATTGGATCCTTCTTTTGAATCCTTTTGATGCAGCTTCTCTGTGCCCTGACAATACCCATGGGAAAACTTGTATTTAGCTTTGTTGAAGAGAACCACAAGGTGAGGATTTGGTTATGTccataaattcttttttttttttttttttatgtcagTGCTTATAAGAATTTGGTGTTACAGGACAAAGGGAAGATTTTCATGGCAAAGTATTATTGTGTGAGATTACATGCTTTGTTTGGGGCTGCATTGGCAGGTGGACTGGTGGCAGCTAGAATGTTTTCCTAAACATATTTTCCAATGCTGatgattttttgaaaattatccAGCAATTAAATTCCATTTTAATTATCAATTGCCAtaaacttttattaaaaaaataaaaaatacgtcattttatttttattttaataaattaaattattttatgatttaattaacAAATATATTAGAATCCCAATATTGTGCTTTGAAATGATGAATATGAGAACTCTTTTCTTATTGCTTAGATCCCAACGAATATGAGAACTCTTTACCTAAAATTAAACGTGTTTAAActgttataataaaattattattaaacataTTATAAAACTTCTTgcactaaaattttttttttttttttaattatgaatcTGTAGCGGTCGAGAATCTACGGAATGGAACAATTCTAATTGATTGTGTTGTATGGATTAGAGATGTCGGAAATTGACCGCAGACTAGTAAACTGTTGCTGGTCTCTAACACATCCCTACCCACTTGAAGAAGCCCCGAAATTGCATAATGGGGTTGGTGATGGTGAGCTCtccattttatatataatatattttaaaccattaaaaaaaatagagaagttCACGTGTTTAAATGATTCTATAGCTATAAATAGCTTCGGATAACAGGTTATTGCCACCACCCCTCTCTCTTCAAATCACAATCTCCCCAGCTTCAGTTTGGTAATCTTGATATACATAGTTGAATTGCAATGGCTCCAGCAATGGCAGTGTCATCCACAGATTCCTTTGATCTCACTGATTTTGTCATTAACAAAGGCAATGGAGTAAAGGGTCTTTCTGATTTAGGCATCAAAAGCCTTCCCTCTCAATATATTCAACCCCAAGAGGCACTTATCAATATCATCCCACAAAAATCTATTCCTGTTATTGATATGTCCAACTGGGAAAATGACTCCAAAGTTGCTGAATCAGTCTGTGAAGCTGCAGAGGAATTTGGCTTCTTTCAGTTGGTTAACCATGGCGTGCCACTTGAGGTACTCGATGGCGTTAAGGATGCAACCCATCGGTTCTTTGGGTTGCCAGCAGAGGAGAAGAGAAAGTTCTCCAAAGAGCTTTCTTCCACCAACAACATCAGATTTGGAACCAGCTTTAGTCCTGATGCAGAGAAAGCTCTTGAATGGAAAGATTACCTTAGCCTCTTCTATGTCTCAGAGGAGGAGGCTTCTGTATTGTGGCCTTCTGCTTGCAGAGATGAAGTCCTTGAATACATGAAGAAATCTCAAGTCCTCTGCACGAAGCTAATGAGTACACTCATGGAGAAACTGAACGTAAAAGAAATAGACGAATCCAAAGAATCTCTGCTAATGGGCTCTAAAAGGATTAATCTCAACTATTATCCAAGATGTCCAAACCCTCAGCTCACTGTTGGGGTTGGCCGCCACTCCGATGTTTCCTCACTCACTTTCCTCCTACAAGACGAAATCGGCGGGCTTTACGTGCGAATCAACGAAGGCAAAGGCGACGaagatggctgggttcatgTTCCTCCTATTGAAGGATCTCTTGTGATCAACGTGGGAGATGCATTGCAGATACTGAGCAATGGTCGATACAAGAGCGTAGAACACTGTGTGATTGCAAGTGGAAGCAAGAACAGAATTTCAATCCCCATTTTCGTAAATCCAAAGCCAAATGATGTGATCGGTCCTTTGCCTGAGCTGATCGCTGCCGGAGAGAAGCCTAAATATAAGAACATTCTTTACTCTGATTATGTGAAGCATTTCTTCAGGAAGGCTCATGATGGCAAGAAGACTGTGGCTTTTGCTGAGATTTCATCGTAATAGTTTTCTCATATATGTTTTTACTTTaatgtattaaaatttaatttagtctattggttataattaattttaaaactagttttgattttattgtcgaaaaaataaaatttaagatataattaatttaatttttcacaaaattttagattattttatttaatagctCATTGTTTTATTGtcaaactatatatataaactttCATAtaaatggctttagaagtttcCTAAATGGAAcatattttttatggaaaatattttttaaaaataaataattttttgcatttttaatgttttagtatactaaaaaaatttattattgaaaaatattttttatacatcAAGAGAAAAAATTAACCAATctttaagaaaaaataacttTGAGAACTTTATTAATTCTATTAGATATTCTATTATACATGAATGTTATTAATAACTTGTAtttgttaatattattgatatagcTCAAGCTTCATCTATCAAGAAAAAataactttgaaaactttgaaaatgttaataaaagtcaattttttattaaaaaataataattgattaaatccgtaataatatattactttccgttattaaatccgttactattttatttatttagtttatttatttagtaattaatttaataataaatttattaatggattaaaatatattactaatttttaattaatttattaacagatttataatagattttaaaattagttattaaatttgtatataattttattaagtaacgAATTTGTTAATccgttattaaataataaaaattaataattaaatataaaaaatttattattaatttattataaatttataatgaatttaaattcactattaatatttattattatttcgatAAATTTTGATAGTGATAGATGATTCTATTAAAAAGTAAAGTGTTTCGCCCTAAATTAAAAAACGTTCTATACCAAAATTTAAATTCGAAATATTTAGGTACAAGAGAAACACCAGCAGACTTTAAGCCCATCCAGTTAGTCCACTAAAGTGGACCCAGTGAAAGACCGAAACACTGGTTAAGTGGGTTGGAGGTAAGATCCAAAGGTTCCACACGTGTCACCATCCAATTGGATACCAACTGCTCACATTTCCCTTCTCGGTTGCATGATTTATTAATCTCAAGGGATGAGATGGATGATGCGTGTACTTTCACCCTTAATAAGATATCTGAATTTTGAATccgaataatttataataaaaaatattaattgatttattataGGTATATTGTagttgaattaattattttttaaaagaatattaaataaaaaaatttaaatatttatgataatttaaaatttaaaattttagataataaaatcaaatatttttaatttgttatattataattaaagaattaaattaaatttatataaattaatagtaaattataatataatctctaaaattctgtttaaataataaaatagtgtttaaatacatatttttattataaaagtattatttttttattaatctcattATTCACTCtctatttctatttttatataatattattaataaaaaataagatttttcaaatataaaaatatacacataatttataatattaaatataaacataaatatatatatgtgatgttttgtataatagaaatttatttgtaataaaaatttat
This window harbors:
- the LOC110618461 gene encoding 2-carboxy-1,4-naphthoquinone phytyltransferase, chloroplastic isoform X3; the protein is MAVAFRNLNLVWGLKRPHESFIKSDRSDKGALFPNASIKLWVLCCSREEIFFGTHRRQVEIKKKSQSRLIFSKSTTHYSGNTNEGEKEEDIAKMTLIWRAIKLPIYSVALVPLTVGGAAAYLQTGMFSSRRYFVLLASSILVITWLNLSNDVYDFDTGADKNKKESVVNLVGSRTGTFVAAYSSLVLGIIGLTWTSLGAGSVQAIFLLACSITCGYIYQVHKLCPPFRLSYQGLGEPLCFSAFGPFTTTAFYLLLGSSSEVTSLPLTSTILSVSLLVGFTTSLILFCSHFHQIEEDAAVGKISPLVRLGTERGSHVVKAAIFTLYSLVFAFGLSRALPFTCILLCALTIPMGKLVFSFVEENHKRSRIYGMEQF
- the LOC110618461 gene encoding 2-carboxy-1,4-naphthoquinone phytyltransferase, chloroplastic isoform X1, which produces MAVAFRNLNLVWGLKRPHESFIKSDRSDKGALFPNASIKLWVLCCSREEIFFGTHRRQVEIKKKSQSRLIFSKSTTHYSGNTNEGEKEEDIAKMTLIWRAIKLPIYSVALVPLTVGGAAAYLQTGMFSSRRYFVLLASSILVITWLNLSNDVYDFDTGADKNKKESVVNLVGSRTGTFVAAYSSLVLGIIGLTWTSLGAGSVQAIFLLACSITCGYIYQVHKLCPPFRLSYQGLGEPLCFSAFGPFTTTAFYLLLGSSSEVTSLPLTSTILSVSLLVGFTTSLILFCSHFHQIEEDAAVGKISPLVRLGTERGSHVVKAAIFTLYSLVFAFGLSRALPFTCILLCALTIPMGKLVFSFVEENHKDKGKIFMAKYYCVRLHALFGAALAGGLVAARMFS
- the LOC110618461 gene encoding 2-carboxy-1,4-naphthoquinone phytyltransferase, chloroplastic isoform X2 → MAVAFRNLNLVWGLKRPHESFIKSDRSDKGALFPNASIKLWVLCCSREEIFFGTHRRQVEIKKKSQSRLIFSKSTTHYSGNTNEGEKEEDIAKMTLIWRAIKLPIYSVALVPLTVGGAAAYLQTGMFSSRRYFVLLASSILVITWLNLSNDVYDFDTGADKNKKESVVNLVGSRTGTFVAAYSSLVLGIIGLTWTSLGAGSVQAIFLLACSITCGYIYQCPPFRLSYQGLGEPLCFSAFGPFTTTAFYLLLGSSSEVTSLPLTSTILSVSLLVGFTTSLILFCSHFHQIEEDAAVGKISPLVRLGTERGSHVVKAAIFTLYSLVFAFGLSRALPFTCILLCALTIPMGKLVFSFVEENHKDKGKIFMAKYYCVRLHALFGAALAGGLVAARMFS
- the LOC110618463 gene encoding feruloyl CoA ortho-hydroxylase F6H1-3; this translates as MAPAMAVSSTDSFDLTDFVINKGNGVKGLSDLGIKSLPSQYIQPQEALINIIPQKSIPVIDMSNWENDSKVAESVCEAAEEFGFFQLVNHGVPLEVLDGVKDATHRFFGLPAEEKRKFSKELSSTNNIRFGTSFSPDAEKALEWKDYLSLFYVSEEEASVLWPSACRDEVLEYMKKSQVLCTKLMSTLMEKLNVKEIDESKESLLMGSKRINLNYYPRCPNPQLTVGVGRHSDVSSLTFLLQDEIGGLYVRINEGKGDEDGWVHVPPIEGSLVINVGDALQILSNGRYKSVEHCVIASGSKNRISIPIFVNPKPNDVIGPLPELIAAGEKPKYKNILYSDYVKHFFRKAHDGKKTVAFAEISS